Sequence from the Fragaria vesca subsp. vesca linkage group LG4, FraVesHawaii_1.0, whole genome shotgun sequence genome:
CACACCGACAGTCCTGATGTAAGCACTCTTTATTATATAATCAATTTAAATGGACAATATCAAGTATCATTTTAAATTATGAATGATTTTCATAGAGATAAAGCTTTTGAGCTTGTAAACAGGTCCTCATTTGGGATATTGAGGCTCAACCTAATCGTCATGCCGTCCTGGGAGCTTCAAATTCTCGCCCAGATCTGGTCTGCACTATTTACCAGAAAACTATTCTCAAGCTTGCACTATTTTACTGCAAATTATATATTACTTGCCTTTTATCCGTGCATTTGCACAGGATTTACAAAAGAAGTTCCAAAAATCTCTTAAAATAAACAGAGATGCAATTATTCTTCATGATAAGAAATAGATGCAACTATCATCCATTCTTCCCTATAATTCCCACTATCCACGTTTTTCTTATTTATCTTTTTATTTATTTATTTATTTAGTTTCCTCTTATAATAACTCATGTATTTATTTTAGGGAAAATGCCCATTTAGTACTAATTTATTTATTTTCAATTAACTTTATAAGGGTATTATAGGCAAAACATAATTTGGTGAAGCTTTGAGGGGCTGGCTTTTTAGTAGTAGAGATAGAGATAGATTGGTGTATTACTTACATACTTTTTCTGTAAGCTATTGTTTTACATTCACTTGGGGCTTGATTATCTGTTTAAGTTTTCAGTTGTTTAACTTTAAATCTGCACAAACCAATGCTCGGATATTGATAGATTATTGATATCACCATAATCATCATCAGCATATACGTAGAGAACGTCTACATTCAAATAGCTTTGTTTGTCGTTCTCTCACTCTCGCTATAGCTGCTTACTGAACCAAACTGCATCTTGCAGCTATTGACTGGACATCAAGATAATGCTGAATTTGCTCTTGATATGTGCCCCTCGGAACCCTTTGTACTCTCTGGAGGTCGAGAAGTTTCTAGTTCAGAGTTATATATTTCAGTGGTGCTTTGGTTATTTATGCCAATAAAATGATTTGTAAAGAGAGTACTCAATTGAAACCTATATCAATGGGTTTGCGTAGATTATTATTGGTTCATTTGATTTAAATTTCTTGTTTTTTCTTCATGCTATTCACCCATACTAAGGAACTGCAACCTGCATTCCTACTTTCTCTGTTTTTCTGAATGGGTATTTTTGCCGCAGGGAAGGACAAGTCAGTGATTTTGTGGAGTATTCATGATCATATCTCATCTCTAGCATTAGATCCTGGGTCTGCCAGGTCACCAGGATCTGGAGGTTCAAATGCTAAACATGCCTCTAAGGTTGGTGGGAATAATGAAAAACCCGCAGACAGCCCTTCTCTTGAGCCACGAGGTATCTATAAAGGGCATGAGGATACTGTTGAAGATGTACAGTTCTGCCCATCCAGGTATGTGTTGATGAAGAATCAGCTGTATTTAGTTTTTCTCCAGCTTGTTTTATTGGCCAGTTATAGCTGTAACTATTACAAGAGGTTGGAACTTGACGTATAAATTTTTTTTGCCTTTGAAAACTTTAAGTCATTTTCTTCCTAAAATATTAGAATGCCGGTATTCCCTCAATTTTCTAATAATTTTTTCCATTTTTTTATTCATGTGCTGTAGTGCGCAGGAGTTCTGCAGTGTAGGCGATGATTCTTGCCTTATACTATGGGATGCTAGATCTGGGAATAGTCCAGTTGTCAAGGTTTTCCTCCTTTCCTTCAAAGTCCATAGTTTACCTTTTCATTAATCCATTGTGACATCTATCTTGCAGAAATTCTGGATTGCATTAACTCTTTCTATCTAATACACACATACACTTAGACCAGTTTTGACAGTCCCTTGCTAACCTGTCGGGTTTGTCTCCCCATTAGATGCACACTATGACTGGCTTATCGAAATTGAATGTCAACTCTCTCATGCACTCATACACTGATATCATTTATCACCTTTCCAGAACTATCTCATGCCAGCTGTAACTTTTCAGTTCATGGTAGATTTGATGTCGGTTCATTTACGTTTTGAACAGGTTGAGAAAGCTCATGATGCTGACCTTCATTGCGTAGATTGGAATCCTCATGATGTCAATCTCATTCTTACAGGGTACCTGCTTCTTTACTAGTTTACTTGCAAGTTTATATGTATTGATGTCTTGATCATGATTTTTGTTGCTAGTTTGATATTCTATGTTTGCTCATCTAAATTAAAGTATTGTCTCAACACGGAATGTTGTACTATAAAGTTTAACTTATTTCTTTTTAGGTCTGCCGATAATACTGTTCGTATGTTTGACCGCCGGAATCTCACTTCTGGAGGAGTTGGATCACCCATTCATAAGTTTGAGGGCCATACTGCAGCAGTTCTCTGTGTTCAGGTGCATGAAATTTTGTGTAGATTATTTCAGTTATTTATTATTGGCTTGTTTCTTTCTATTGCATTCTTCATGATATTCATATGTTCTGTGCTTTTGGTATTCCAGTGGTCTCCTGACAAGTCCTCTGTCTTTGGAAGTTCTGCTGAGGATGGCCTGTTGAACATCTGGGATCATGAAAAGGTGTGAAGCCATGCATTTTGTTATTGTCAATCAGGAAACCTAGACTTCTGGTGAATAAAAATAGGATATGAGCAATGTATTTGGTTCTGTATTTTGATGAATGTGGCTTGGTTTCTTATGTGAAGTCGTTCTTTAGCATACAAATTTTGGAATCAAAGATGTGCTATTGCTGATTTGTTTTTAATCTGTAACTGTTATATGTTCTAGGTATAAATAGTTTTTGTGTACTTTTCAGATTGGTAAGAAGCAAGAATCTGTTTTATCAAAGGCTCCTCCTGCAGGATTGTTTTTCCGACATGCTGGTCATAGGTAAGCAGGTTTTTTATATATATATTTTTTTTAAAAGGAGCTCCTACCATGCTTGTGCATGTACTAGTGTCTACATGTTTTACTTAATTTGTAAGAGGAAACCTGGTAGCACTTTGAGGGCGTCTATTCATAGATTATCAGTTGCTAGAATCGGCCTTTACTTGCTACTTTGTGTGCCAGTGTTTACCTGTTTTACTTTATTTGTTTGAGGAACTTTTTAGATTGGGAGGCCATCTCTTGGTAGATTATCATATGCCTCGATTATCATTGCTACCTTTTCTTTTTGGACATATATTTTCTTTGTTTACTTTACAACATTTTCATTTACTGTATGTACGGTGCCTTATGCATGTCAGGGACAAGGTTGTCGATTTTCATTGGAATACATCTGATCCCTGGACAATAGTAAGTGTTTCCGATGATTGTGAAAGTACTGGAGGAGGCGGTACACTCCAGGTAATATATTCTTCTCTAGCAAGTTTGGCGTATATGTTCATTTTCCCCAAGTTTGTGAAGTGTTAACATTGTGTGTATAATGTTCAGTAGAATCCATCTATTTCATTCAGCATACATGAGTACATGACTTTGTCAAAGAGCAAAAAAGAAATTCAGTGGATGGAGACTGAATTCTTCCCTCTGGCAAAACTAAGAACGAGTTAAAAATGCATTAACTTTGTTTAGTTAGGATGCTTATATATTACCAGTGATATCGATACTAGAATCACACGAAAGTATTATAAATCCACTTATATTTATCTGCTCTCATATACTAGAATGACTGGTTTTAATGAATGACTAATTTTGATCATGCAGATGTGGCGAATGATTGATATGATTTACAGGCCTGAGGAAGAGGTGCTGGCCGAGCTTGACAAGTTCAAATCTCACATGTTGACATGCTCTGCTTGATGCGACTCTCCTCCACTCACTAGACAGTGTAATATTAATCCAGCTCTCTTTAATCTCAATTATCTAGCCCCTAGTGAGACTAGTAGCCCCATTTGAAGAAACAGAAGGAATAACTTGGTTTAGTTGGGTGCTAATTGTAATGGTCAGTTGTGATGTTCCTATAACTTGTTTCATTTTGAGGAGAAGTAACATCGTTAATTTCAAGAGACACGGTTTTATCATATCGTATTGAGTATTGCGTATTCATGCATAGATTGCCCTACACTTTATTTGTATAATCATTTCCCAAAGTTTCCGTTGAAAATGGCCATTACTTCTAAAGTGGTGGAAGTGACCCATCAAAGTTTGCTTCATTAAGAAGAAAAAAGACAATCGATCGTTTTGACAAGACACGATCAAGTTTCATTCTCAGACAGAGTAAAGTAGGTAAGTGATACAAGAATTGTGAGTGGTGACCGGCGAGGACGACATGGGGGCTTTGAGTTGAGTCTCTCCTTGCTTTGATGTTATCGATGAGTATGAGTCTGAGTTAAGGTAGAAGAACATGTTGCTTTTAGTACGAAAGACGAAAGGAGACTATAAATCTTATGCGGTTACGTCACAGGTCCGACTCACCAATCGACACAGGTCCGACTCACCAATCGACAAGTTTCGTTAGAAAATGAGAGGACACTTTGGGGTTTTCATAGTCTTAGATATTGTATTCCATTTTCTTACAATGTGATACTCGTGAAAAAATTGTAACTGGACACGATGAATTGCCACACTGCTCATGTTTTCCATTTCCTTTTTTATTTTATATTTTAAATGTGATAGGGTGATAGGCGTGTACATATAAAAAGACAATAACATCACCAAAAAAACGATCCTAGTTCGATCAATGAAGAAGAGCTCTGAGTTTTATCCCTGAGAAAACCTCTCTCTGAAATCGAACCACAAGAAGAAGAATCAAGATGGGTCGGCGGATCTCCGGCCGCTCCTCCTGGCTAATAGCCACCGTGCTCCTCATCATCTCCTCCGCAGCTCACTGCTTCTATCTTCCCGGCGTCGCTCCCCGTGATTTCCACACCGTATGCTCTATTTCCCTTTGCAAAGTTTGTTCCTTTTGTATTTTGGGTTCGAATTCGTTGACCCTTTTAGCTTTACTTACTCCCCTGACTTGGTTTGGTATTGGAATCTTGTTTGTTTGGAGTGATAGTGGGTTGGATCTGCGGTTTTGGGTTTGATCTGTTTGTGGTTTTTGTTGGATCTGTGACATTGGTTTTCAGGGGTTTGGGGTTTGTAATGGGAGTTTGAGTTTAGATAGTCGCTGTTAGCTGCTTTAGAGTTTAGAGAGTTCTGGGTTTATTGAAAGTGATGAACTTTTTGAACTGATCAAGTCATGAAGAGTATTAAATTTTAAATATAAAATTGCAACTTATCATGAAAAGCTGGGTACTTTGAAGATTTGTGAGATGTTGAACTCAAAATACTGTTCTGTGTTCTGAAATGTAATGCTGTGATACAAGTGTGGTGATTAGAGACTTGTGTGTTCCATGGAGAATGTTTCAACAATGTTTACCGCAAATGATAGAGACTTATTGTTCCATGGAGACTTATGAATGTTGCGCGTGTGTTTGCCTAGTTTAAGGGTTTCTGCTGTGTTAATCGTAATAATCATGTCAGATTCATCGAGTGCAAACTATCCATCTGTTGTTGATCTTTAGAATTTTTGTTGTCTTTCAGAGGATTTGATTTTCTACCTTTTACAATCATTAGTCAATTTTACCACAATTAGCTTCTGCTCAAACTCATTTGAGAACATTAGTGGCACCTTCTTCTGTAAATGAAGATGTCTATACCTGTTTTCAAACTCATGTGACATTGAAAGTTTAATTATAAACATATGAATAATATGATACATCTGTTAGCCTTAATTCTCATTGAATTCATTATTGCTTTGGTACTCAATCGTTTGTTCTGTGCATGTCTTCTTTTTGACAGGGAGATCCACTTTCTATCAAAGTGAACAAATTGTCATCTACAAAGACCCAACTCCCATATGACTACTACTACTTAAAATATTGTAAGCCCAAACGGATTGAAAACAGTGCAGAAAATCTGGGGGAGGTTCTTCGTGGTGACCGCATTGAAAATTCTGTATATTCTGTGAGCACTTGTCACCTTATAACCTTTGGTACCCAGTTAGTACATACATAAAACAATAATGTCAGTCTCATTTATTTGACTTATGAAACCTTTGTTAACTTTTGTTCTCAGTTCAAAATGAGGGAGGAGCAATCCTGTGTTGTAGCTTGTCGAGTAAAGCTTGATGCTGAAGCTGCAAGAAATTTTAAGGAGAAAATTGATGATAAATACAGAGTACAAATGTAAGCAAGGATGCCATGCTAGGATTTTTCATGTTTGTGATTTCAAGTCTTTTTTTTTTTTTGTCTTTTTTTTCTTTTTTTCCTGTTTAGTGTCTGAATCCTTATCCCTGTATGAATTGTCTGCTCTAAATTTATGTGACTCCATCTCTCTACCTTGGTCACCTCGTTTAAAGAAAAGCCAAACATCAGATTATGTTGCTTGCTGATTTCGTATTGACCTCTCAACTGGAATGCAGGATTTTGGATAACCTTCCAGTTGCTGTCCTCAGACAAAGGCGGGATGGAAGTCCGTCCACAACTTACGAACATGGATTCAGTGTTGGATTCAAAGGAAATTATGCCGGGGTATGCCTAAAAGCAGTTGCTAAAGTTGAAGTGTACATGTTTACATCATCTTATACTTGTCATTTGTTGTACAGAGTAAAGAGGAAAAATATTTCATCAACAACCACTTGAGCTTCAGAGTTATGTATCACAAAGATCCTGAGACTGACTCTGCCCGAATTGTTGGGTTTGAGGTTACTCCAAACAGGTACTGTACCTTTTTTGTCTTTTCTCCCACATCTGGTCAGTCTGCTGCATTTCTCTTTTTAGCCAATTAGGCCCCACACGATATGTCTAGAGTTAAAACAAGTGGCAGAGTGGGAAAAAACGTGGGTTGCATTGTTGTTACTTTCCTATTCTGTTTTCATTTGCCTTTTCTTTTATAAACAATTGACTTTATTGTCCTTCCTGAGCAAAATGATGTTTAAAGGAAAAGGGTGTGTACGTCAAATAAATCAGCTGCATGTGGCTGAGAATTCCTCTTCTCATATGGTATAGATATGCTGGCTTGAGCTCCATCAGTAGAGGTTTTGTATGTTAGGAAGGTACCTGAATGCTGTAGTATTGTTGATAGTAAAAGAAAGAAAAAGTGAAACTTCTATTAAGGGATTCATTTTCACACTCGTCTTTACACATCACTCATTAGAAGTATTTATTTCACTCATATGCTCCCATACACTTTCCTTCTCTCTCTCTCTCTCTCTCTCTCTCTCTCTCTCATTTCCCATGTTGTTTTTGTTAAGTCTGCTATTTATCTTCAATTCTTGCTGTTCTCTGTTTTTCTCCTATTTAGAAGTTGTTGCCTCGGATAATGGTGTGTGAATTTTGCAAAAGAAAAGTTATGTAACTCATACTTAAATCATTCTCATTTCCGTGGTTCGCGTTCTTTCTATTCTTCGAGAAATATATAGTTGTATTTTGATTATGTAGTTTTCTTATATGCTGCTTGTCTGCAGTATCAATCATGAATATAAGGAATGGGATGAGCAAAATACTCAGTTGGTAACATGCAATAAAGACACAAAAAATCTACCTCCTGGAAGCACTGTTCCACAAGAAGTTGACAAAGATAAAGAGATTGTCTTCACATTTGATGTTTCCTTTAAGGTACATTAAAAACAAAAACTTTTGACTACTTATTCTCGTGATACAACTTATAATTTATGCTTTCTCTGCTCTGTCTCTCAAGGAAAGTGATATCAAATGGGCATCTCGTTGGGACACATACCTACTCATGAATGATGATCAGATCCACTGGTTCTCAATCATAAATTCTCTGATGATTGTCCTCTTCTTATCTGGTATGGTGGCTATGATCATGATGAGAACTTTGTACAGAGATATTGCCAACTATAATCAGTTGGACACGCAAGATGAGGCTCAAGAAGAAACCGGATGGAAGCTTGTGAATGGAGATGTTTTCAGGGCCCCTATCAATTCCAATTTACTTTGTGTCTACGTTGGTACAGGGGTTCAGATCTTTGGAATGACACTTGTAACTATGATATTTGCTTTGCTCGGGTTCCTATCCCCTTCCAACCGAGGGGGTCTTATGACAGCCATGGTTTTGTTGTGGGTTTTCATGGGCTTATTTGCCGGTTATTCTTCTGCGCGATTGTACAAGATGTTCAAGGGTACAGAGTGGAAGAGGAACACCTTGAAGACTGCATTTATGTTCCCAGGAATTCTGTTTGCTGTCTTCTTTGTGCTAAATGCCCTGATTTGGGGGGAGAAATCTTCTGGAGCCGTGCCCTTTGGGACAATGATTGCTTTGGTTTGCTTATGGTTTGGAATATCAGTGCCTTTGGTCTTCGTGGGTAGTTATTTAGGGTTCAAAAAACCAGCTGTTGAAGACCCTGTAAAGACTAACAAAATTCCACGGCAGGTACCAGAACAGGCATGGTATATGAAACCAGTCTTCTCAATACTTATTGGAGGCATCCTTCCATTTGGAGCTGTTTTCATTGAGCTGTTCTTCATCTTGACATCAATTTGGCTGAACCAGTTCTATTACATATTCGGGTTCCTTTTCATTGTGTTTGTCATCCTTTTAATCACTTGTGCGGAGATAACAATGGTGCTCTGCTACTTCCAGTTGTGCAGTGAAGACTACCACTGGTGGTGGAGATCATACCTGACCGCAGGCTCGTCTGCCCTTTACCTTCTCCTCTACTCTGCCTTCTACTTTTTTACCAAGTTGGAGATCACAAAGTTTGTTTCAGGCGTCCTTTACTTTGGGTACATGTTGATCGTTTCTTATGCTTTCTTTGTCTTGACTGGAACTATTGGTTTCTATGCATGCTTCTGGTTTGTTCGGAAGATCTATTCCTCTGTGAAGATTGACTGATCCGAAGACTGATGTCGAAGGTTGAATGAAACATGAAAAATGAGGCCTGCGTGAGGAAGCAAAGGGGTATCGAACAAAAGACTGCCCTTTAAAAGACTCTGATAGAAGGGTCATTTTCCAAACCTTACCGAAACCTTTTCTTCTGTTTATTGTAGCATAGTCTGTTTTTCTTGTTTTGTTGTGGAACTGTAGTTTAGTAGTTTAAGCTTGTTGCTTCTATATCTTTGTCATTCTACACGCTAATGATTCTATGAAGTCCTAGTTATCTCAATTAAAGCTCTGACATAATTAGGACTATAATACAGCATATCCTATCTGTCTAGATTTCTTACCCAACTTAAAGATCTTCATAATGGCCTCCATGTTGAAGTCAATCCATTGTCATTTTCCTTTTTGAGTCTGATTAGCATAGGTAAAGTAGTTGTCCCAAATTATCATTTTTCATTCTCTGTTGTTTTTGGTTATTTTGATATCTTGTTCATGACCAAAATGACAAATGACTTTATTTATTAATTTTAGTTTCCAACTTGAATCTTAAATTATAAGTTCATAAGATTCACATTTATTTTTCTAAATCTTTGATTCTGTTTCTAAATTGTAAGTTACTAATTTTCGGCTTTTCCATGTCCGAGTTGGACACTTGCTCTCTCAATTCAAGTGCAACCCAGAAAAGGCTTCCGCCACTCAGTCTTCTGCCTTTTCATTTTCCCCATTGCCTTTTCATCTCCTTTTCTTCATAGAGTTTGATTTCCACTCCAATCCGGTCTACACTTCCTCTCCGCAAGGATTTGTGGGTTTTGATTAATTATAAATACCATGCAGCTAGCTTTATACATGTTTGTCAAATAAGAGAGGAGAGAGCGACCCAGAGAGCAGAGGCAGACAGAGAAGGGAACCATGACAGCAAGGAACTTGGAGAAGATGGCTTCGATTGATGCGCAACTCAGGCTGTTGGCACCAGGGAAGGTGTCTGAGGATGACAAGCTCATTGAGTATGACGCTTTGTTGTTAGATCGCTTCCTTGACATCCTCCAGGATTTACATGGGGAGGATATCAGAGAAACTGTTCAAGATTGCTACGAGCTATCGGCAGAATATGAAGGAAAGCGTGACCCTAAAAAGCTGGAGGAGCTTGGGAATGTGCTTACAAGTTTGGATCCTGGCGACTCCATTGTTGTTGCCAAGGCTTTTTCCCACATGCTTAACTTGGCTAACTTGGCTGAAGAAGTTCAGATGGCGTATCGGAGAAGGATTAAGTTGAAAAAGGGAGGTTTTGTTGACGAAGCAAATGCTACAACGGAGTCGGATATTGAAGAGACGTTCAAGAAGCTTGTGGGGCAACTGAACAAGTCGCCACAAGAAGTTTTTGATGAGTTGAAGAAGCAGACTGTTGATTTGGTTCTAACTGCACACCCTACTCAGTGTGTTCGCAGATCTCTGCTCCAAAAACATGGAAAGGTGAGAGATTGTTTGCAGCAGCTATATGCCAAGGATATTACACCTGATGACAAAAAAGAACTCGACGAGGCTTTACAAAGGGAGATTCAAGCAGCTTTTCGCACCGACGAAATCCGGAGGACTCCTCCTACCCCTCAAGATGAAATGAGGGCCGGAATGAGCTACTTTCAGGAGACTATTTGGAAAGGCGTGCCGAAGTTCTTACGCCGAGTTGATACAGCCCTGAAGAACATTGGGGTAAACGAACGTGTTCCATACAATGCACCACTCATTCAGTTTTCTTCTTGGATGGGTGGGGATCGTGATGGGAATCCTAGGGTCACCCCAGAAGTTACAAGGGACGTGTGCTTATTGGCTAGAATGATGGCTGCTAACTTGTACTACTCCCAGATAGAGAATCTTATGTTCGAGTTATCAATGTGGCGTTGCAGCGCTGAGCTTCTTGCTCGAGCTCACGAGCTTCATAAGTGTTCAAGGAAGGAACATGCAAAACACTACGTAGAGTTTTGGAAACAAATTCCTCCAAATGAGCCGTATCGTGTTGTTCTTGGTGACGTGAGAGACAAGCTCTACAATACACGTGAACGTGCTCGTCAATTATTATCCGATGGAGCCTCTCACATTCCTGAGGACACAACTTTTACTGATGTTAAACAGTTCATGGAGCCTCTCGAACTGTGTTACCGGTCACTTTGTTCATGTGGTGACCAGGCAATTGCTGAGGGGAGCCTTCTTGATTTCTTACGGCAAGTTTCTACTTTCGGCCTTTCTCTTGTGAGACTAGACATACGGCAAGAATCAGACAGGCACACTGATGTCATTGATGCCATTACAAAGCACCTGGGACTTGGGTCATATCGAGAATGGTCTGAGGAACAAAGGCAAGAATGGCTGTTGTCTGAGCTCAGTGGAAAGCGCCCTCTTTTCGGCACTGATCTTCCTAAGACAGAAGAAATTTCTGATGTATTGGAGACATTCAAAGTTATTTCGGAACTTCCAGCAGACAACTTTGGTGCCTATATCATATCAATGGCAACAGCGCCATCAGATGTGCTCGCTGTTGAGCTTTTGCAACGTGAATGCCATGTGAAAAAGCCACTAAGGGTTGTCCCATTGTTTGAGAAGCTTGCTGATTTAGAGGCTGCTCCTGCTGCTGTGGCTCGCCTCTTCTCTATGGATTGGTACAAAAACCGGATTAATGGGAAGCAAGAAGTCATGATAGGGTACTCAGATTCAGGAAAGGATGCTGGCCGT
This genomic interval carries:
- the LOC101302829 gene encoding WD-40 repeat-containing protein MSI4-like, which codes for MRGKGTEPSVNDRYTQWKSLVPVLYDWLANHNLVWPSLSCRWGPQLDQATYKNRQRLYLSEQTDGSVPNTLVIANCEVVKPRVAAAEHIAQFNEEARSPFVKKFKTIIHPGEVNRIRELPQNSMIVATHTDSPDVLIWDIEAQPNRHAVLGASNSRPDLLLTGHQDNAEFALDMCPSEPFVLSGGKDKSVILWSIHDHISSLALDPGSARSPGSGGSNAKHASKVGGNNEKPADSPSLEPRGIYKGHEDTVEDVQFCPSSAQEFCSVGDDSCLILWDARSGNSPVVKVEKAHDADLHCVDWNPHDVNLILTGSADNTVRMFDRRNLTSGGVGSPIHKFEGHTAAVLCVQWSPDKSSVFGSSAEDGLLNIWDHEKIGKKQESVLSKAPPAGLFFRHAGHRDKVVDFHWNTSDPWTIVSVSDDCESTGGGGTLQMWRMIDMIYRPEEEVLAELDKFKSHMLTCSA
- the LOC101306621 gene encoding transmembrane 9 superfamily member 4-like, coding for MGRRISGRSSWLIATVLLIISSAAHCFYLPGVAPRDFHTGDPLSIKVNKLSSTKTQLPYDYYYLKYCKPKRIENSAENLGEVLRGDRIENSVYSFKMREEQSCVVACRVKLDAEAARNFKEKIDDKYRVQMILDNLPVAVLRQRRDGSPSTTYEHGFSVGFKGNYAGSKEEKYFINNHLSFRVMYHKDPETDSARIVGFEVTPNSINHEYKEWDEQNTQLVTCNKDTKNLPPGSTVPQEVDKDKEIVFTFDVSFKESDIKWASRWDTYLLMNDDQIHWFSIINSLMIVLFLSGMVAMIMMRTLYRDIANYNQLDTQDEAQEETGWKLVNGDVFRAPINSNLLCVYVGTGVQIFGMTLVTMIFALLGFLSPSNRGGLMTAMVLLWVFMGLFAGYSSARLYKMFKGTEWKRNTLKTAFMFPGILFAVFFVLNALIWGEKSSGAVPFGTMIALVCLWFGISVPLVFVGSYLGFKKPAVEDPVKTNKIPRQVPEQAWYMKPVFSILIGGILPFGAVFIELFFILTSIWLNQFYYIFGFLFIVFVILLITCAEITMVLCYFQLCSEDYHWWWRSYLTAGSSALYLLLYSAFYFFTKLEITKFVSGVLYFGYMLIVSYAFFVLTGTIGFYACFWFVRKIYSSVKID
- the LOC101300243 gene encoding phosphoenolpyruvate carboxylase 2-like, whose product is MTARNLEKMASIDAQLRLLAPGKVSEDDKLIEYDALLLDRFLDILQDLHGEDIRETVQDCYELSAEYEGKRDPKKLEELGNVLTSLDPGDSIVVAKAFSHMLNLANLAEEVQMAYRRRIKLKKGGFVDEANATTESDIEETFKKLVGQLNKSPQEVFDELKKQTVDLVLTAHPTQCVRRSLLQKHGKVRDCLQQLYAKDITPDDKKELDEALQREIQAAFRTDEIRRTPPTPQDEMRAGMSYFQETIWKGVPKFLRRVDTALKNIGVNERVPYNAPLIQFSSWMGGDRDGNPRVTPEVTRDVCLLARMMAANLYYSQIENLMFELSMWRCSAELLARAHELHKCSRKEHAKHYVEFWKQIPPNEPYRVVLGDVRDKLYNTRERARQLLSDGASHIPEDTTFTDVKQFMEPLELCYRSLCSCGDQAIAEGSLLDFLRQVSTFGLSLVRLDIRQESDRHTDVIDAITKHLGLGSYREWSEEQRQEWLLSELSGKRPLFGTDLPKTEEISDVLETFKVISELPADNFGAYIISMATAPSDVLAVELLQRECHVKKPLRVVPLFEKLADLEAAPAAVARLFSMDWYKNRINGKQEVMIGYSDSGKDAGRLSAAWQLYKAQEELIKVAKQHGVKLTMFHGRGGTVGRGGGPTHLAILSQPPETIHGSLRVTVQGEVIEQSFGEEHLCFRTLQRFTAATLEHGMNPPASPKPEWRALMDEMAVAATEEYRSIVFQEPRFVEYFRLATPEMEYGRMNIGSRPSKRKPSGGIESLRAIPWIFAWTQTRFHLPVWLGFNGAFKQAIDKDRKNLATLREMYNTWPFFRVTIDLIEMVFAKGDPGIAALYDKLLVSKDLWSFGERLRTNYEETKRLILQVAGHRDLLEGDPYLRQRLVLRDSYVTTLNVCQAYTLKQIRDPNNHVHANLSREPASKPAAELVKLNPTSEYAPGLEDTLILTMKGIAAGMHNTG